In Syngnathus scovelli strain Florida chromosome 11, RoL_Ssco_1.2, whole genome shotgun sequence, one DNA window encodes the following:
- the cers5 gene encoding ceramide synthase 5 isoform X1, with product MAALSAWFWNEKFWLPHNVTWADLADRAPGVEYPKPGHLLAVLPLAAAMFAVRMLFERFVAGPCARSLHIHPNVVQRAQPNAVLEKVFLSLTKNPDARRLDGLSKQLDWEVRKVQRWFRQRRNQDKPSTHVKFCESMWRLTFYACIFTYGIQFLWQTPWMWDTRHCWYGYPHQVLTPPLYNYYMTELAFYWSLMFSQFIDIKRKDFLAMLVHHLATVLLISFSYANNMVRAGTLVMCLHDASDILLEAAKLANYAKYRRVCDLLFIVFGLTFLVTRLIIFPMRILNTSMFESWLIVGPFPSWWLFNVLLLVLQALHLIWFYLIAGIAIQGVLKGKLGNDVRSDVESSSEDESAAAGDQSRTKMTTMHVQKMNSMNGRHWILLLICHMRQSTLFQ from the exons ATGGCTGCTCTTTCAGCCTGGTTCTGGAACGAGAAGTTCTGGCTGCCGCACAACGTAACCTGGGCGGACCTTGCCGACCGGGCTCCCGGGGTGGAGTACCCCAAACCCGGACACTTGTTGGCTGTTCTCCCGCTGGCTGCGGCGATGTTTGCCGTCAGGATGCTCTTCGAGAG ATTTGTTGCCGGTCCGTGTGCGAGAAGCCTCCACATTCACCCCAATGTGGTACAAAGAGCTCAGCCCAACGCAGTGCTGGAGAAAGTCTTTCTGTCCCTTACAAAG AATCCCGACGCGCGCCGTCTGGACGGCTTGTCCAAGCAACTGGACTGGGAAGTGCGCAAGGTGCAGCGCTGGTTCCGCCAACGCAGGAACCAAGACAAACCCAGCACGCACGTCAAGTTCTGCGAGAGCAT GTGGAGGTTAACGTTTTATGCATGCATATTTACCTATGGCATCCAGTTTCTCTGGCAG ACCCCTTGGATGTGGGATACGCGCCACTGCTGGTATGGTTACCCCCATCAG GTGTTGACACCTCCTCTTTACAACTACTACATGACAGAGCTGGCCTTCTACTGGTCACTCATGTTCTCCCAGTTCATTGACATCAAAAGGAAg GACTTCCTGGCCATGCTTGTTCATCACCTGGCGACAGTGCTCCTCATCAGCTTCTCCTATGCCAACAACATGGTGCGGGCGGGAACtctggtgatgtgtttgcacgaCGCTTCGGACATCCTGCTGGAG GCAGCCAAACTGGCCAACTACGCCAAGTATCGGCGTGTGTGCGATCTCCTCTTCATCGTATTTGGTTTGACCTTCTTGGTCACCCGGCTCATCATATTTCCAATGAG GATCCTGAATACGTCCATGTTTGAGAGCTGGCTCATCGTGGGTCCCTTCCCGTCGTGGTGGCTCTTCAACGTGCTGTTGCTGGTGCTGCAGGCTCTGCATCTCATCTGGTTTTACCTCATTGCGGGCATCGCCATCCAAGGCGTCCTCAAGGGCAAG CTTGGCAACGACGTGCGTAGTGACGTGGAAAGCAGCTCCGAGGATGagtcggcggcggcgggggaCCAAAGCAGGACCAAGATGACCACCATGCACGTGCAAAAG ATGAACTCCATGAACGGCCGGCACTGGATCTTATTGTTGATTTGTCATATGCGGCAAAGCACCCTATTCCAATGA
- the smarcd1 gene encoding SWI/SNF-related matrix-associated actin-dependent regulator of chromatin subfamily D member 1 encodes MATRGGFQSAPTSGGGGVMGPGLPVPGAGQGMGPGTPSGRMGPSPASQNHMYRSPMPGPGYPRPGMPPSSRMTPQGPAMGPPGYGGSPVSRPGMPGVMDPSRKRPAPQQIQQVQQQSRNQHTKKKKMADKILPQRIRELVPESQAYMDLLAFERKLDQTIMRKRLDIQEALKRPIKQKRKLRIFISNTFNPAKPDAEDGEGTVASWELRVEGRLLEDTAVSKYEATKQKRKFSSFFKSLVIELDKDLYGPDNHLVEWHRTATTQETDGFQVKRPGDVGVRCTVLLMLDYQPPQFKLDPRLARMLGIHTQTRPVIIQALWQYVKTHKLQDPHEREFINCDKYLQQIFETQRMKFSEIPQRLHALLMPPEPIIINHVISVDPNDQKKTACYDIDVEVDDTLKTQMNSFLLSTASQQEIAGLDNKIHETIETINHLKTQREFMLSFARDPQGFINDWLQSQCRDLKTMTDVVSNPEEERRAEFYYQPWAQEAVCRYFYSKVQQRRQELEQALGIRNT; translated from the exons ATGGCGACCAGAGGGGGCTTTCAGTCGGCACCCACTAGTGGCGGAGGCGGTGTGATGGGTCCCGGACTCCCGGTACCGGGCGCGGGACAAGGCATGGGCCCCGGTACGCCCTCTGGCAGGATGGGACCGTCACCGGCCTCGCAGAACCACATGTATCGCTCCCCGATGCCTGGGCCTGGGTACCCG AGACCAGGCATGCCTCCATCCAGTCGTATGACCCCGCAGGGACCCGCCATGGGCCCCCCGGGCTATGGCGGCAGCCCCGTGTCCCGCCCAGGGATGCCCGGAGTGATGGACCCGTCTCGCAAGAGGCCCGCCCCACAGCAGATCCAGCAGGTTCAGCAGCAGAGCCGCAACCAGCA tacaaagaagaagaagatggcTGATAAAATTCTACCTCAGAGG ATCAGGGAGCTGGTCCCAGAGTCTCAGGCTTACATGGATCTACTGGCCTTTGAGAGGAAGCTGGACCAGACCATCATGCGCAAGAGGCTGGACATCCAGGAGGCCCTCAAAAGACCCATTAAG CAAAAGCGAAAGCTTCGTATCTTCATATCAAACACATTCAATCCGGCCAAGCCCGACGCTGAGGATGGTGAGGGCACTGTTGCATCATGGGAACTCCGTGTGGAGGGGCGTCTACTGGAAGAT ACGGCCGTATCCAAGTACGAAGCCACCAAGCAGAAGAGAAAGTTTTCTTCCTTCTTTAAATCGCTGGTGATAGAGTTGGACAAGGACCTTTATGGTCCCGATAACCACCTTGTGGAA TGGCACAGGACcgcaaccacacaggagactgaTGGCTTCCAGGTCAAAAGACCTGGCGATGTGGGCGTTCGCTGCACTGTCTTGCTCATGCTAGACTACCAG cCCCCGCAGTTCAAGCTGGACCCTCGATTGGCTCGCATGCTGGGCATCCACACCCAGACGCGGCCCGTCATCATCCAGGCTCTGTGGCAGTACGTCAAGACTCACAAACTGCAGGACCCCCACGAGCGAGAGTTCATCAACTGCGACAAGTACCTCCAGCAG ATCTTCGAGACCCAGAGGATGAAGTTCTCTGAGATCCCTCAGCGCTTGCATGCCCTGCTGATGCCTCCCGAGCCCATCATCATCAACCACGTGATCAG CGTGGACCCCAATGACCAAAAGAAGACAGCGTGCTACGACATTGATGTGGAGGTGGACGACACGCTGAAGACTCAGATGAACTCCTTCCTGCTGTCCACCGCCAGTCAGCAGGAAATAGCAGGCTTGGACAACAAG ATCCACGAAACCATCGAGACCATCAACCACCTCAAGACCCAGCGAGAGTTCATGCTCAGCTTTGCCAGAGACCCTCAGGGCTTCATCAATGACTGGCTGCAGTCGCAGTGCAGGGACCTCAAG ACCATGACTGATGTGGTGAGCAACCCAGAGGAAGAGAGGCGGGCTGAGTTCTACTACCAGCCGTGGGCTCAGGAGGCCGTGTGCCGCTACTTCTACTCCAAG GTGCAGCAGAGGCGACAGGAACTGGAGCAGGCGCTCGGAATCAGGAACACCTAA
- the cers5 gene encoding ceramide synthase 5 isoform X2 — MAALSAWFWNEKFWLPHNVTWADLADRAPGVEYPKPGHLLAVLPLAAAMFAVRMLFERFVAGPCARSLHIHPNVVQRAQPNAVLEKVFLSLTKNPDARRLDGLSKQLDWEVRKVQRWFRQRRNQDKPSTHVKFCESMWRLTFYACIFTYGIQFLWQTPWMWDTRHCWYGYPHQVLTPPLYNYYMTELAFYWSLMFSQFIDIKRKDFLAMLVHHLATVLLISFSYANNMVRAGTLVMCLHDASDILLEAAKLANYAKYRRVCDLLFIVFGLTFLVTRLIIFPMRILNTSMFESWLIVGPFPSWWLFNVLLLVLQALHLIWFYLIAGIAIQGVLKGKKLFGSSPCGLTDSIFLSVFVL, encoded by the exons ATGGCTGCTCTTTCAGCCTGGTTCTGGAACGAGAAGTTCTGGCTGCCGCACAACGTAACCTGGGCGGACCTTGCCGACCGGGCTCCCGGGGTGGAGTACCCCAAACCCGGACACTTGTTGGCTGTTCTCCCGCTGGCTGCGGCGATGTTTGCCGTCAGGATGCTCTTCGAGAG ATTTGTTGCCGGTCCGTGTGCGAGAAGCCTCCACATTCACCCCAATGTGGTACAAAGAGCTCAGCCCAACGCAGTGCTGGAGAAAGTCTTTCTGTCCCTTACAAAG AATCCCGACGCGCGCCGTCTGGACGGCTTGTCCAAGCAACTGGACTGGGAAGTGCGCAAGGTGCAGCGCTGGTTCCGCCAACGCAGGAACCAAGACAAACCCAGCACGCACGTCAAGTTCTGCGAGAGCAT GTGGAGGTTAACGTTTTATGCATGCATATTTACCTATGGCATCCAGTTTCTCTGGCAG ACCCCTTGGATGTGGGATACGCGCCACTGCTGGTATGGTTACCCCCATCAG GTGTTGACACCTCCTCTTTACAACTACTACATGACAGAGCTGGCCTTCTACTGGTCACTCATGTTCTCCCAGTTCATTGACATCAAAAGGAAg GACTTCCTGGCCATGCTTGTTCATCACCTGGCGACAGTGCTCCTCATCAGCTTCTCCTATGCCAACAACATGGTGCGGGCGGGAACtctggtgatgtgtttgcacgaCGCTTCGGACATCCTGCTGGAG GCAGCCAAACTGGCCAACTACGCCAAGTATCGGCGTGTGTGCGATCTCCTCTTCATCGTATTTGGTTTGACCTTCTTGGTCACCCGGCTCATCATATTTCCAATGAG GATCCTGAATACGTCCATGTTTGAGAGCTGGCTCATCGTGGGTCCCTTCCCGTCGTGGTGGCTCTTCAACGTGCTGTTGCTGGTGCTGCAGGCTCTGCATCTCATCTGGTTTTACCTCATTGCGGGCATCGCCATCCAAGGCGTCCTCAAGGGCAAG AAGCTGTTTGGTTCTTCTCCCTGTGGACTGACAGACTCCAtctttctttctgtttttgtACTTTGA
- the LOC125977895 gene encoding glycerol-3-phosphate dehydrogenase [NAD(+)], cytoplasmic translates to MAAPRKVCVVGSGNWGSAIAKIVGANAAANANFDSVVNMWVFEEMVDGRKLTEIINTDHENVKYLRGHKLPPNVVAVPDLVESVKGADILLFVVPHQFIIRVCDTIKGHIKKDAHGVSLIKGVDASPEGLKLISEVIRGKLGIGMSVLMGANIASEVAEDKFCETTIGCKDKAHGPILKELMQTANFRVTVVQESDVVEICGALKNIVAVGAGFCDGLGFGDNTKAAVIRLGLMEMIAFAKLFCSSGTVSPSTFLESCGVADLITTCYGGRNRKIGEEFAKTGKTIEQLENELLNGQKLQGPATATEVHQILKQKNMVEKFPLFTAVHQICFDGHPVAEFISCLQNHPEHM, encoded by the exons ATGGCAGCTCCCAGGAAAGTGTGCGTGGTGGGCTCCGGAAACTG GGGCTCGGCCATCGCCAAGATCGTAGGAGCCAATGCGGCCGCCAACGCCAACTTTGACAGCGTGGTCAACATGTGGGTGTTTGAGGAAATGGTGGATGGACGCAAACTCACCGAAATCATCAACACGGACCACGAGAATGTCAAGTACTTGCGTGGGCACAAGCTCCCTCCCAACGTG GTGGCTGTTCCGGACCTGGTGGAGTCTGTGAAGGGAGCCGACATCCTGTTGTTTGTGGTTCCGCACCAGTTCATCATCCGTGTGTGCGACACCATCAAGGGCCACATCAAGAAGGACGCTCACGGCGTGTCGCTCATTAAG GGCGTGGACGCCAGTCCGGAGGGTCTGAAACTCATCTCCGAGGTCATCCGAGGGAAGCTGGGCATCGGGATGTCGGTCCTGATGGGAGCAAACATTGCCAGCGAGGTGGCAGAAGACAAGTTTTGTGAGACGACCATAG GATGCAAAGACAAAGCACACGGGCCCATCTTGAAGGAGCTGATGCAGACTGCCAACTTCCGTGTGACTGTGGTCCAAGAGTCTGATGTGGTGGAGATCTGCGGGGCACTCAAG AACATTGTCGCGGTGGGAGCGGGCTTCTGCGACGGTCTGGGTTTCGGCGATAACACCAAGGCGGCCGTGATCCGTTTGGGCCTAATGGAGATGATCGCCTTTGCAAAGCTCTTCTGCTCCAGCGGGACCGTCTCGCCCAGCACGTTCTTGGAGAGCTGCGGGGTCGCAGACCTCATCACCACCTGCTACGGCGGCCGCAACCGTAAGATCGGCGAAGAGTTTGCCAAAACGGGAAAA ACCATTGAGCAGTTGGAGAATGAGCTATTGAATGGTCAGAAGCTTCAAGGTCCGGCCACTGCAACTGAAGTCCATCAAATCTTGAAGCAGAAAAACATGGTGGAAAA GTTCCCTCTGTTCACCGCCGTCCACCAGATCTGCTTTGACGGCCATCCGGTTGCAGAGTTCATCAGCTGTCTGCAGAACCACCCTGAGCACATGTGA